One stretch of Astatotilapia calliptera chromosome 3, fAstCal1.2, whole genome shotgun sequence DNA includes these proteins:
- the LOC113014493 gene encoding uncharacterized protein LOC113014493 codes for MTLREAGQRVQPKLSRYTVASIIRTFRNENRIARRPDVGGRGRMFTPEQETHIVNMVIANNAIRLREIQQRIMDDDTIFQNIHSASISTLSRVLARHRIRMKQIYRVPFDRNTERVKQLRYDYVQRVMELEADAMGHELLFVDEAGFNLSKTRRRGRNIIGHRAIINVPGQRGGNITMCAAISQNGVVHHHATIGPYNTAHIIAFLDTLHDMLTVQRPEQT; via the exons ATGACCCTGAGGGAAGCTGGCCAACGTGTTCAGCCTAAACTGAGCCGCTACACTGTGGCAAGCATCATTAGGACATTTCGAAATGAGAATCG aattgctagacgTCCAGATGTTGGGGGCAGAGGCAGAATGTTCACTCCAGAGCAAGAGACCCATATAGTGAACATGGTGATTGCCAATAATGCAATAAGACTGCGTGAAATACAGCAGCGCATAATGGATGATGACACCATCTTTCAAAATATACACAGTGCAAGCATTTCTACACTAAGTCGTGTACTTGCGCGCCACAGAATAAGAATGAAGCAAATTTACAGAGTTCCTTTCGACAGAAACACAGAACGTGTAAAGCAACTGCGATATGACTATGTGCAG AGAGTGATGGAACTAGAAGCAGATGCGATGGGACATGAGCTACTTTTTGTAGATGAGGCCGGTTTTAACCTCAGTAAAACCAGGAGACGTGGCAGGAACATTATTGGACACCGTGCCATCATCAATGTCCCAGGACAACGTGGTGGTAACATAACCATGTGTGCAGCTATAAGCCAAAATGGTGTTGTTCACCATCATGCAACCATAGGCCCATACAACACTGCACACATTATTGCATTCCTGGACACCTTGCATGACATGCTCACTGTTCAGAGACCAGAGCAGACCTGA